A genomic segment from Bombus affinis isolate iyBomAffi1 chromosome 13, iyBomAffi1.2, whole genome shotgun sequence encodes:
- the LOC126923167 gene encoding CLIP-associating protein 1-A isoform X4 — protein MAVNPRDMDGFMPLLSTTDIKKKLNVGSLLLNYLGDATKSIECQDIGQFIDNIIPWLSNGNPKVVQNGLEILTFLADRMGHDFKPYISTIIQPTIDRLGDSKDATREKAQLVLLKIMEKGCMSPQQLLDRLRPAFSHKNAKLREEALILLTTTLNEHGADEMILSGVIPSIVKLLSDPSEKVRETALNTLADIYRHVGERLRVDLQRKHNVPQAKLLLLIEKFDQLKAAGDLLPLAMSSDVGKTTDETDRAIKSAPVKRLAAAAAAAPPKRGQFGPAKAPSSALAQPGNTSSMVPRATTVKRNVSVKSTPGQAGAVDEETFLTAFEDVPSVNLFSAKDLEEQMKIIRENVGDDKKDWKQRTESMKKLRAIVIAGGTNYENFLENLKSVQRSFEVACTDLRSQVVREACITLAFLSQQLKNKFASFGEAVLLTLMNLIQNSAKVVATAGAVAVRFILQNTHYSRFVPIITSCLSHKSKDIRRASCEYLNLILQIWPTQILQKHLTILQDTIKKGIADSDSEARAFARKSYWAFKDHFPEQAEALLNSLDTAYKRSLMSLSNSGSINSLNVVTRSASVSPRTSRPVISATDRATPGVRSTSAIDLQAAQRAKARMMYANMSRQKASLPRPSKSPDTTAVASPERTARTRTRVSGVSQSQPSSRSGSPSSRLSYATYNREGESLIARPRRLSGHGIRSTGNSREPSPQRFGMDRSFASKIRGRSLHMSPTDRPQSRPVMAQKMLQQSREAESALADALTFENIDNYPRTPRGKGDHSDDSETSSICSERSMDSFRRPNDSFSWSGSQQRLYRDMWDQSIPKDIKEIIENCAHKHWGDRKEGLVGLQHFLSNGNTLTATELRKVTDIFTKMFMDSHTKVFSLFLDTLNELVATHSEDLGDWLYVLCARLLNKLGTDLLGSIQAKIHKTLEVVRECFPGEQLLPAVMRYLTDPTQTPNSRVKIATLVFITQIAETAEPSALINSAGTALARLLDWSNDVKSQDVRRHAQNAVISLYNLNPPKVTMILSELPKYYQEAALPLVQNHLRKSSGSSNPASPGTPPPRAQSSPARSKGKGDIDNADENLEEVYKSLRRTTAEIQNYGFERLERATTSKDSGISNMADVEEKMEGLTLCNSGRSSSVSSPTQRGRSVTNITVNGSSDTIAGDLILPQENNGYKTHGSSPDSIKRPEVLDNMIKTLQSKMTQTEEKVSALQEFQLYVREGDALYIKQNFKKLLKTLLDSLTNDSKKMQVEVLQTLIDMLKCPELVDSFSVYPELLVLKVINAYKLDDQKQDSSTSSNSRSPVLWMAEKCAATIAMILKPEQVIHLVSTIITTEPYPLNMGAIKMLHKVVEHWGRDAIEPHLSKVMPGLIKAYDDNESAVRKSAVFCMVAIHLAVGEELLKPHLSCLYTSKLKLLNIYIQRAQQANSQPASPRSNSKN, from the exons GTCGTGCAGAATGGTTTAGAAATCCTCACGTTTCTCGCGGATCGAATGGGTCACGACTTCAAGCCTTACATTTCCACTATTATTCAGCCAACGATAGACAGACTAG GTGACAGCAAGGATGCGACACGGGAAAAGGCGCAACTGGTGCTTCTCAAAATAATGGAGAAAGGGTGTATGTCTCCTCAACAACTTTTGGACAGACTGCGACCGGCCTTTAGTCACAAAAATGCAAAGTTACGAGAGGAAGCTCTGATTCTACTGACCACGACGTTGAACGA GCACGGCGCCGATGAAATGATACTGTCCGGAGTGATTCCAAGTATCGTGAAATTATTATCGGATCCATCCGAAAAAGTGCGAGAAACTGCTTTAAACACATTGGCGGATATCTACAGACACGTTGGTGAAAGATTGCGAGTGGATTTACAGAGAAAGCACAATGTACCGCAAGCTAA ATTGCTGTTGCTGATAGAAAAATTCGATCAGCTGAAAGCCGCTGGCGACTTGCTGCCTCTAGCCATGTCCTCGGACG TTGGCAAAACCACCGATGAAACGGACAGAGCG ATCAAATCGGCTCCTGTGAAAAGGTtagctgctgctgctgctgctgctcctCCGAAAAGAGGACAATTCGGTCCTGCGAAAGCTCCATCTTCAGCTCTag CTCAGCCTGGTAATACATCTTCCATGGTTCCAAGGGCTACAACCGTCAAAAGAAACGTGTCAGTAAAATCGACACCAG GTCAAGCTGGTGCCGTCGACGAGGAAACTTTCCTTACAGCGTTCGAAGATGTGCCATCTGTAAATCTGTTTTCCGCAAAAGATCTCGAAGAGCAGATGAAAATCATAAGAGAAAATGTTGGTGACGATAAAAAAGATTGGAAACAAAGGACAGAGAGT atgaaaaaattaagagCAATCGTTATAGCCGGTGGTACGAATTACGAAAACTTTTTAGAAAACTTGAAAAGCGTGCAAAGATCTTTCGAAGTTGCTTGCACGGATCTTAGGTCGCAGGTGGTAAGGGAGGCGTGCATTACCTTGGCGTTTCTTAGTCAAcagttaaaaaataaattcgctAGTTTTGGAGAAGCAGTCTTACTCACCTTAATGAACCTCATACAAAATAGTGCCAAG GTTGTGGCAACAGCTGGAGCCGTAGCCGTGAGGTTTATTCTTCAGAATACGCATTATAGTCGTTTCGTGCCAATTATCACATCCTGTTTAAGTCACAAGAGCAAAGACATACGTCGAGCATCGTGCGAATATCTAAATCTAATTTTACAAATATGGCCTACTCAAATATTACAGAAACACTTGACCATCTTACAAGATACGATCAAGAAAGGTATCGCCGACTCGGATTCGGAAGCAAGAGCCTTTGCTAGGAA GTCATATTGGGCATTCAAAGATCATTTTCCGGAACAAGCAGAGGCATTGCTCAACAGCCTCGACACTGCGTATAAACGCTCGTTGATGTCCCTTAGCAATAGCGGTAGCATCAACAGTCTGAACGTAGTGACGAGATCGGCCAGCGTTAGTCCTCGAACATCCAGACCAGTAATCAGCGCCACAG ATCGTGCAACTCCGGGCGTTAGATCTACTAGCGCTATTGATTTGCAAGCCGCGCAAAGAGCTAAAGCGAGAATGATGTACGCGAATATGAGCAGACAGAAAGCGTCCCTTC CACGACCTAGCAAATCACCGGACACAACCGCCGTTGCTAGTCCAGAAAGAACCGCAAGAACAAGGACCAGAGTATCCGGAGTCTCGCAATCTCAGC CTAGCAGCAGATCGGGATCACCGTCCTCGAGACTCAGTTACGCAACGTACAATCGCGAAGGAGAATCGTTGATTGCAAGACCTAGACGGTTATCCGGTCACGGGATCAGAAGTACCGGTAACAGTCGCGAACCAAGCCCGCAAAGATTTGGAATGGATAGAAGTTTCGCCAGCAAAATACG GGGAAGAAGTTTACACATGTCTCCGACGGACAGGCCTCAATCCAGACCAGTTATGGCACAAAAGATGCTGCAGCAGTCGCGCGAGGCGGAATCAGCGTTGGCGGACGCGCTTACCTTCGAAAATATTGACAATTATCCAAGAACACCAAGAGGAAAGGGCGATCACAGCGATGACAGTGAAACCAGCAGCATATGCTCTGAACGAAGTATGGACAGCTTTAGGCGACCGAACGAT TCGTTCTCATGGAGTGGCTCTCAACAAAGACTGTATCGTGATATGTGGGATCAATCTATCCCAAAG GATATCAAGGAAATCATAGAGAATTGCGCGCATAAACATTGGGGCGATAGGAAAGAAGGTTTGGTCGGATTGcaacattttctttcaaatggAAATACGCTTACAGCCACGGAATTGCGCAAAGTAACGGACATCTTTACGAAAATGTTCATGGATTCTCACACGAAAGTATTCAGTTTATTTTTGGACACGCTGAATGAATTAGTAGCTACTCATAGCGAAGATCTCGGTGACTGGCTTTATGTTTTGTGTGCTCGACTTTTGAATAAATTAGGCACCGACTTACTTGGATCGATACAAGCGAAGATACACAAAACGCTCGAGGTCGTTAG GGAATGCTTCCCCGGAGAGCAGCTTTTGCCGGCTGTAATGAGGTATTTGACGGATCCAACGCAAACGCCAAATTCTCGTGTAAAAATAGCCACACTCGTGTTTATCACGCAAATAGCAGAAACGGCAGAACCATCTGCTCTTATTAACTCTGCTGGTACAGCGCTCGCGAGGTTACTCGACTGGTCGAACGATGTTAAAAGCCAAGATGTTAGAAGGCACGCACAAAATGctgttatatcgttgtataatTTGAATCCTCCGAAAGTCACTATGATATTGTCCGAATTACCCAAGTATTATCAG GAGGCGGCACTGCCTTTAGTGCAAAATCACTTGAGGAAATCGTCGGGTTCGAGTAATCCAGCGTCCCCTGGAACTCCGCCTCCTAGGGCGCAGAGCTCACCAGCTCGTTCGAAAGGTAAAGGTGACATTGACAATGCGGATGAAAACTTGGAGGAAGTTTATAA ATCTTTAAGGCGTACGACAGCGGAGATACAAAATTACGGTTTCGAACGTTTAGAAAGAGCAACTACCAGCAAAGACAGTGGAATCAGCAATATGGCCGATGTCGAGGAAAAGATGGAAGGACTCACATTATGCAACTCG GGTCGTTCGTCTTCTGTTTCTTCGCCCACGCAAAGGGGACGATCTGTGACTAATATTACAGTTAATGGTTCAAGCGATACGATCGCCGGGGATCTTATCCTACCTCAGGAAAATAATGGTTACAAAACCCATG GATCATCGCCCGACTCGATAAAAAGGCCAGAAGTTTTAGATAATATGATTAAAACGTTGCAATCCAAGATGACACAAACCGAAGAAAAAGTATCAGCTCTACAAGAATTTCAATTGTATGTTCGCGAAGGAGATGCTTTGTATATTAAACAGAATTTTAA AAAGCTGCTCAAAACGTTGTTAGATAGTTTGACCAACGATAGCAAGAAAATGCAGGTGGAAGTACTTCAAACTTTAATCGATATGCTTAAATGTCCAGAACTTGTCGACAGTTTTTCCGTCTATCCTGAATTGCTGGTTTTAAAAGTAATTAACGCGTATAAATTAGACGACCAGAAACAAGATTCTTCCACTAGTAGCAATTCAAGATCTCCG GTTCTCTGGATGGCGGAAAAATGTGCTGCAACGATAGCGATGATTCTAAAGCCAGAACAAGTGATTCACCTAGTATCGACTATAATAACTACCGAACCATATCCCCTGAATATGGGCGCGATAAAGATGCTTCACAAGGTTGTGGAACATTGGGGTCGCGATGCTATAGAACCTCATTTGTCGAAAGTCATGCCCGGTCTCATCAAA GCGTACGATGATAATGAAAGCGCGGTACGTAAAAGCGCTGTGTTTTGTATGGTAGCGATACATTTGGCAGTTGGCGAAGAATTATTGAAACCTCATCTCAGCTGCTTGTATACCAGCAAACTGAAGCTTTTGAACATTTACATACAACGCGCGCAACAAGCAAACAGTCAACCGGCAAGCCCACGTAGCAATAGTAAAAATTAA
- the LOC126923167 gene encoding CLIP-associating protein 1-A isoform X3, giving the protein MAVNPRDMDGFMPLLSTTDIKKKLNVGSLLLNYLGDATKSIECQDIGQFIDNIIPWLSNGNPKVVQNGLEILTFLADRMGHDFKPYISTIIQPTIDRLGDSKDATREKAQLVLLKIMEKGCMSPQQLLDRLRPAFSHKNAKLREEALILLTTTLNEHGADEMILSGVIPSIVKLLSDPSEKVRETALNTLADIYRHVGERLRVDLQRKHNVPQAKLLLLIEKFDQLKAAGDLLPLAMSSDVGKTTDETDRAIKSAPVKRLAAAAAAAPPKRGQFGPAKAPSSALGQAGAVDEETFLTAFEDVPSVNLFSAKDLEEQMKIIRENVGDDKKDWKQRTESMKKLRAIVIAGGTNYENFLENLKSVQRSFEVACTDLRSQVVREACITLAFLSQQLKNKFASFGEAVLLTLMNLIQNSAKVVATAGAVAVRFILQNTHYSRFVPIITSCLSHKSKDIRRASCEYLNLILQIWPTQILQKHLTILQDTIKKGIADSDSEARAFARKSYWAFKDHFPEQAEALLNSLDTAYKRSLMSLSNSGSINSLNVVTRSASVSPRTSRPVISATGSTENLHQSSGQPHGPLRRTPSLPRSYRQSGIPVLQRPTDSHYRATPGVRSTSAIDLQAAQRAKARMMYANMSRQKASLPRPSKSPDTTAVASPERTARTRTRVSGVSQSQPSSRSGSPSSRLSYATYNREGESLIARPRRLSGHGIRSTGNSREPSPQRFGMDRSFASKIRGRSLHMSPTDRPQSRPVMAQKMLQQSREAESALADALTFENIDNYPRTPRGKGDHSDDSETSSICSERSMDSFRRPNDSFSWSGSQQRLYRDMWDQSIPKDIKEIIENCAHKHWGDRKEGLVGLQHFLSNGNTLTATELRKVTDIFTKMFMDSHTKVFSLFLDTLNELVATHSEDLGDWLYVLCARLLNKLGTDLLGSIQAKIHKTLEVVRECFPGEQLLPAVMRYLTDPTQTPNSRVKIATLVFITQIAETAEPSALINSAGTALARLLDWSNDVKSQDVRRHAQNAVISLYNLNPPKVTMILSELPKYYQEAALPLVQNHLRKSSGSSNPASPGTPPPRAQSSPARSKGKGDIDNADENLEEVYKSLRRTTAEIQNYGFERLERATTSKDSGISNMADVEEKMEGLTLCNSGRSSSVSSPTQRGRSVTNITVNGSSDTIAGDLILPQENNGYKTHGSSPDSIKRPEVLDNMIKTLQSKMTQTEEKVSALQEFQLYVREGDALYIKQNFKKLLKTLLDSLTNDSKKMQVEVLQTLIDMLKCPELVDSFSVYPELLVLKVINAYKLDDQKQDSSTSSNSRSPVLWMAEKCAATIAMILKPEQVIHLVSTIITTEPYPLNMGAIKMLHKVVEHWGRDAIEPHLSKVMPGLIKAYDDNESAVRKSAVFCMVAIHLAVGEELLKPHLSCLYTSKLKLLNIYIQRAQQANSQPASPRSNSKN; this is encoded by the exons GTCGTGCAGAATGGTTTAGAAATCCTCACGTTTCTCGCGGATCGAATGGGTCACGACTTCAAGCCTTACATTTCCACTATTATTCAGCCAACGATAGACAGACTAG GTGACAGCAAGGATGCGACACGGGAAAAGGCGCAACTGGTGCTTCTCAAAATAATGGAGAAAGGGTGTATGTCTCCTCAACAACTTTTGGACAGACTGCGACCGGCCTTTAGTCACAAAAATGCAAAGTTACGAGAGGAAGCTCTGATTCTACTGACCACGACGTTGAACGA GCACGGCGCCGATGAAATGATACTGTCCGGAGTGATTCCAAGTATCGTGAAATTATTATCGGATCCATCCGAAAAAGTGCGAGAAACTGCTTTAAACACATTGGCGGATATCTACAGACACGTTGGTGAAAGATTGCGAGTGGATTTACAGAGAAAGCACAATGTACCGCAAGCTAA ATTGCTGTTGCTGATAGAAAAATTCGATCAGCTGAAAGCCGCTGGCGACTTGCTGCCTCTAGCCATGTCCTCGGACG TTGGCAAAACCACCGATGAAACGGACAGAGCG ATCAAATCGGCTCCTGTGAAAAGGTtagctgctgctgctgctgctgctcctCCGAAAAGAGGACAATTCGGTCCTGCGAAAGCTCCATCTTCAGCTCTag GTCAAGCTGGTGCCGTCGACGAGGAAACTTTCCTTACAGCGTTCGAAGATGTGCCATCTGTAAATCTGTTTTCCGCAAAAGATCTCGAAGAGCAGATGAAAATCATAAGAGAAAATGTTGGTGACGATAAAAAAGATTGGAAACAAAGGACAGAGAGT atgaaaaaattaagagCAATCGTTATAGCCGGTGGTACGAATTACGAAAACTTTTTAGAAAACTTGAAAAGCGTGCAAAGATCTTTCGAAGTTGCTTGCACGGATCTTAGGTCGCAGGTGGTAAGGGAGGCGTGCATTACCTTGGCGTTTCTTAGTCAAcagttaaaaaataaattcgctAGTTTTGGAGAAGCAGTCTTACTCACCTTAATGAACCTCATACAAAATAGTGCCAAG GTTGTGGCAACAGCTGGAGCCGTAGCCGTGAGGTTTATTCTTCAGAATACGCATTATAGTCGTTTCGTGCCAATTATCACATCCTGTTTAAGTCACAAGAGCAAAGACATACGTCGAGCATCGTGCGAATATCTAAATCTAATTTTACAAATATGGCCTACTCAAATATTACAGAAACACTTGACCATCTTACAAGATACGATCAAGAAAGGTATCGCCGACTCGGATTCGGAAGCAAGAGCCTTTGCTAGGAA GTCATATTGGGCATTCAAAGATCATTTTCCGGAACAAGCAGAGGCATTGCTCAACAGCCTCGACACTGCGTATAAACGCTCGTTGATGTCCCTTAGCAATAGCGGTAGCATCAACAGTCTGAACGTAGTGACGAGATCGGCCAGCGTTAGTCCTCGAACATCCAGACCAGTAATCAGCGCCACAG GTAGTACGGAAAATTTGCATCAGTCTTCGGGTCAACCCCATGGCCCGCTCAGACGAACTCCGTCCTTGCCACGGTCTTATCGTCAGTCTGGTATTCCAGTTCTCCAAAGACCCACTGATAGTCATT ATCGTGCAACTCCGGGCGTTAGATCTACTAGCGCTATTGATTTGCAAGCCGCGCAAAGAGCTAAAGCGAGAATGATGTACGCGAATATGAGCAGACAGAAAGCGTCCCTTC CACGACCTAGCAAATCACCGGACACAACCGCCGTTGCTAGTCCAGAAAGAACCGCAAGAACAAGGACCAGAGTATCCGGAGTCTCGCAATCTCAGC CTAGCAGCAGATCGGGATCACCGTCCTCGAGACTCAGTTACGCAACGTACAATCGCGAAGGAGAATCGTTGATTGCAAGACCTAGACGGTTATCCGGTCACGGGATCAGAAGTACCGGTAACAGTCGCGAACCAAGCCCGCAAAGATTTGGAATGGATAGAAGTTTCGCCAGCAAAATACG GGGAAGAAGTTTACACATGTCTCCGACGGACAGGCCTCAATCCAGACCAGTTATGGCACAAAAGATGCTGCAGCAGTCGCGCGAGGCGGAATCAGCGTTGGCGGACGCGCTTACCTTCGAAAATATTGACAATTATCCAAGAACACCAAGAGGAAAGGGCGATCACAGCGATGACAGTGAAACCAGCAGCATATGCTCTGAACGAAGTATGGACAGCTTTAGGCGACCGAACGAT TCGTTCTCATGGAGTGGCTCTCAACAAAGACTGTATCGTGATATGTGGGATCAATCTATCCCAAAG GATATCAAGGAAATCATAGAGAATTGCGCGCATAAACATTGGGGCGATAGGAAAGAAGGTTTGGTCGGATTGcaacattttctttcaaatggAAATACGCTTACAGCCACGGAATTGCGCAAAGTAACGGACATCTTTACGAAAATGTTCATGGATTCTCACACGAAAGTATTCAGTTTATTTTTGGACACGCTGAATGAATTAGTAGCTACTCATAGCGAAGATCTCGGTGACTGGCTTTATGTTTTGTGTGCTCGACTTTTGAATAAATTAGGCACCGACTTACTTGGATCGATACAAGCGAAGATACACAAAACGCTCGAGGTCGTTAG GGAATGCTTCCCCGGAGAGCAGCTTTTGCCGGCTGTAATGAGGTATTTGACGGATCCAACGCAAACGCCAAATTCTCGTGTAAAAATAGCCACACTCGTGTTTATCACGCAAATAGCAGAAACGGCAGAACCATCTGCTCTTATTAACTCTGCTGGTACAGCGCTCGCGAGGTTACTCGACTGGTCGAACGATGTTAAAAGCCAAGATGTTAGAAGGCACGCACAAAATGctgttatatcgttgtataatTTGAATCCTCCGAAAGTCACTATGATATTGTCCGAATTACCCAAGTATTATCAG GAGGCGGCACTGCCTTTAGTGCAAAATCACTTGAGGAAATCGTCGGGTTCGAGTAATCCAGCGTCCCCTGGAACTCCGCCTCCTAGGGCGCAGAGCTCACCAGCTCGTTCGAAAGGTAAAGGTGACATTGACAATGCGGATGAAAACTTGGAGGAAGTTTATAA ATCTTTAAGGCGTACGACAGCGGAGATACAAAATTACGGTTTCGAACGTTTAGAAAGAGCAACTACCAGCAAAGACAGTGGAATCAGCAATATGGCCGATGTCGAGGAAAAGATGGAAGGACTCACATTATGCAACTCG GGTCGTTCGTCTTCTGTTTCTTCGCCCACGCAAAGGGGACGATCTGTGACTAATATTACAGTTAATGGTTCAAGCGATACGATCGCCGGGGATCTTATCCTACCTCAGGAAAATAATGGTTACAAAACCCATG GATCATCGCCCGACTCGATAAAAAGGCCAGAAGTTTTAGATAATATGATTAAAACGTTGCAATCCAAGATGACACAAACCGAAGAAAAAGTATCAGCTCTACAAGAATTTCAATTGTATGTTCGCGAAGGAGATGCTTTGTATATTAAACAGAATTTTAA AAAGCTGCTCAAAACGTTGTTAGATAGTTTGACCAACGATAGCAAGAAAATGCAGGTGGAAGTACTTCAAACTTTAATCGATATGCTTAAATGTCCAGAACTTGTCGACAGTTTTTCCGTCTATCCTGAATTGCTGGTTTTAAAAGTAATTAACGCGTATAAATTAGACGACCAGAAACAAGATTCTTCCACTAGTAGCAATTCAAGATCTCCG GTTCTCTGGATGGCGGAAAAATGTGCTGCAACGATAGCGATGATTCTAAAGCCAGAACAAGTGATTCACCTAGTATCGACTATAATAACTACCGAACCATATCCCCTGAATATGGGCGCGATAAAGATGCTTCACAAGGTTGTGGAACATTGGGGTCGCGATGCTATAGAACCTCATTTGTCGAAAGTCATGCCCGGTCTCATCAAA GCGTACGATGATAATGAAAGCGCGGTACGTAAAAGCGCTGTGTTTTGTATGGTAGCGATACATTTGGCAGTTGGCGAAGAATTATTGAAACCTCATCTCAGCTGCTTGTATACCAGCAAACTGAAGCTTTTGAACATTTACATACAACGCGCGCAACAAGCAAACAGTCAACCGGCAAGCCCACGTAGCAATAGTAAAAATTAA